The following coding sequences are from one Triticum dicoccoides isolate Atlit2015 ecotype Zavitan chromosome 4A, WEW_v2.0, whole genome shotgun sequence window:
- the LOC119283882 gene encoding uncharacterized protein LOC119283882, which produces MEHLPRSASASTSLAISGPYVCADLLDSLLHEIIALFNSFRDFLAFAGTCRSWRAAVSTFPSVYTFGFPPFHLKPDGPYVRPHSSGIKPILLSNCKWQLSDPSKKNLSLVCSVSENNPNTMHYLGCSYGYLIFSYEEHCLLVNVYTGTKVKPPKLPPNNRLGYLCGIGILTAPLNSPNSRLLLCSKASMFEWQVGTNSWSEHPLALDRENIYQIVFFRGDIFVIDGLMRLHTIHLTPQFSMQEVAIKLEFAPLHPWLVVCGDMLLMVDQLLSYGELNGSVDTTIKVFRLDFSVEPAEWVKLEKLENHALFVSVDRRNPTFSCMSPERWGGKSNCIYFARLSEGPDETWSAVDLGQPVLKDIVFPIYYGMVLPPDCSLLSSLWVFPNLIYGSG; this is translated from the coding sequence AACACCTGCCTCGCTCAGCCTCAGCCTCTACCTCCTTGGCTATATCTGGACCTTATGTTTGTGCAGATCTCCTGGACAGCCTGCTTCATGAAATCATTGCTCTCTTTAACTCATTCCGTGACTTCCTTGCTTTCGCTGGCACTTGCCGCTCTTGGCGCGCTGCAGTCTCTACCTTTCCCTCTGTGTATACATTCGGCTTCCCGCCATTCCACTTGAAACCAGACGGTCCTTATGTTCGTCCACATAGCAGCGGTATCAAGCCCATCCTTTTGTCTAATTGCAAATGGCAGCTCAGCGATCCCAGCAAGAAAAACTTATCCCTTGTGTGTTCAGTGTCTGAAAATAATCCAAATACAATGCACTATTTGGGTTGCTCATATGGGTATCTTATCTTCTCCTACGAGGAGCACTGCCTCCTTGTCAATGTGTACACTGGTACCAAGGTGAAGCCCCCCAAACTCCCACCCAACAACAGACTTGGGTACTTATGTGGCATAGGCATCCTTACAGCTCCATTAAATTCACCCAACTCTCGCCTCCTCCTTTGCTCGAAAGCTTCCATGTTTGAGTGGCAGGTTGGAACAAACTCCTGGTCAGAGCACCCTCTTGCTCTTGATCGTGAAAACATCTATCAGATTGTGTTCTTCAGAGGTGATATCTTTGTCATAGATGGTCTTATGAGGCTCCACACTATACACTTGACGCCTCAGTTCAGCATGCAAGAAGTTGCAATTAAATTGGAGTTTGCGCCTCTTCATCCATGGTTAGTGGTCTGTGGTGACATGCTTCTCATGGTTGACCAACTGTTAAGCTATGGCGAATTGAATGGCTCAGTTGACACAACCATTAAGGTCTTCCGCCTCGACTTTTCTGTTGAACCAGCTGAGTGGGTGAAGCTGGAGAAGCTGGAAAATCATGCTCTGTTTGTTAGCGTCGATAGGAGGAATCCTACATTTTCTTGCATGAGCCCGGAAAGATGGGGAGGAAAGAGTAACTGCATTTATTTTGCCAGGCTATCTGAAGGTCCTGATGAAACTTGGTCTGCCGTCGATCTTGGTCAGCCAGTGCTAAAAGACATAGTTTTCCCCATCTACTATGGTATGGTGCTCCCTCCTGACTGCAGCCTACTAAGTAGCCTATGGGTGTTCCCCAATTTAATTTATGGTTCTGGCTAG
- the LOC119287474 gene encoding probable inactive leucine-rich repeat receptor kinase XIAO produces MAKSWLLLFCLAFLLPAASATCHPDDLRALRGLARNLRGGGAAHLHSVWSGASCCDWEGVGCHGASGRVTALRLHGHGLAGPIPGASLAGLIRLEELFLGSNSFAGTLPDELFSLAGLRRLSLASNNLAGQLSSRLSDLINLTLLDLSINHFSGHLPDNVFRDLMSLEHLVAHSNGFSGSLPPSLSSLSSLRELNLRNNSLSGPISHVNFSGMPLLASVDLSTNYLNGLLPVSLADCGELRSLSLANNRLVGTIPSWIGELDHLHYLDLSNNSMIGKVPKSSTRLKGLATVVGHSPGMAFTNMPLYEKRNRRILGQQPNVISGSRNTIRSGTNNVLSGNDNTVISGNDNVVTGSNNVVSGSGNVVTERNHVVSGSDNVVSGRNNVVNGSNNVVSGRNHVVSGNNKVVTGG; encoded by the coding sequence ATGGCGAAATCCTGGCTGCTGCTGTTCTGCTTGGCGTTTCTCTTGCCGGCGGCAAGCGCGACGTGCCACCCCGACGACCTACGTGCGCTGCGGGGCTTGGCCCGGAACCTTAGGGGCGGTGGCGCCGCCCACCTCCACAGCGTGTGGTCTGGCGCCTCGTGCTGCGATTGGGAAGGTGTGGGCTGCCATGGTGCCAGCGGCCGCGTCACGGCTCTGCGGCTCCATGGTCACGGCCTCGCGGGGCCCATCCCAGGAGCCTCCCTTGCGGGCCTCATAAGGTTGGAGGAGCTCTTCCTTGGCTCCAACTCTTTCGCCGGCACCCTTCCCGACGAGCTCTTCAGCCTTGCTGGGCTGCGGAGGCTCTCCCTCGCATCCAACAACCTCGCCGGTCAACTGAGCTCGCGCCTCAGCGACCTCATAAACCTCACCTTGCTGGATTTGTCCATCAACCACTTCTCCGGCCACCTCCCTGACAACGTGTTCCGTGACCTCATGTCGCTCGAGCATTTGGTTGCACACTCCAATGGCTTCTCCGGATCACTGCCACCGTCCCTGTCATCACTGTCATCTCTCCGTGAGCTTAACCTCCGGAATAACTCTCTGTCTGGTCCGATTTCTCATGTCAACTTCTCTGGCATGCCGCTTCTTGCTTCGGTTGACTTGAGCACAAACTACCTGAATGGGTTGCTGCCAGTTAGCCTCGCCGACTGCGGCGAGCTAAGGTCGCTCAGCCTTGCCAACAACAGATTGGTCGGCACCATCCCGTCGTGGATTGGTGAGCTTGACCACCTTCACTACTTGGATCTCTCAAATAATTCAATGATTGGCAAGGTACCGAAGAGTTCGACACGACTCAAGGGCCTCGCCACCGTTGTGGGGCATTCACCGGGTATGGCTTTCACTAACATGCCCTTGTACGAGAAGCGTAACAGACGCATTCTCGGCCAACAACCAAATGTCATATCTGGAAGCCGCAACACTATCAGATCTGGGACCAACAATGTTCTATCTGGGAATGACAACACTGTCATATCCGGGAATGACAATGTTGTAACTGGGAGTAACAATGTCGTATCTGGTAGTGGCAATGTCGTGACTGAGAGAAACCATGTTGTTTCTGGGAGCGACAATGTCGTATCCGGGAGGAACAATGTCGTAAATGGGAGCAATAATGTTGTATCTGGGAGAAACCATGTCGTATCTGGGAATAACAAAGTCGTAACTGGAGGTTAG